One stretch of Streptomyces sp. MMBL 11-1 DNA includes these proteins:
- a CDS encoding class I adenylate-forming enzyme family protein, translated as MWLSEILDRHCQQRGDAPAVVEGDRSLTWLELRGAAHSIAAYLSEHGVRHGDRVAVYSRNRLEVIASYFALAHLGAPFVPVNHAMSPTEFADAAERMEIRHVMGEQRPVEKLGLAEDRTTVFDSEEFQKLLVAGRTPPPLAATMDDPLAVLLTSGTTGAPKGVLQTSGALRQMTLSWLAQARVDDSVRLLNLNSLSHGSITATLHYVAAGATLHVMREFQPRAVLRQITERGITHIWMVPQMLRFVMMAVGKDTKVPNTLREIMFGASPMSPELLRDARHAFGCGFRNIYGMTEAGGTFCTWLSDASTEKDGSIPLESSGRSVPGIRVEIHDEQNRPLPVGEIGEVCVLAAGRMSHYVGNAAETSRTIIDDWVRTGDLGWMDASGYIHLKDRKKDVIKRGGQNVFPAEIENAIAGFDGVADAAVIGVPDDVWGEVPLAFVVVEEGATFSSDALLVFLHGRLSSYKLPKEARTVSEIPRNPAGKILRRVLAEQVGPAL; from the coding sequence ATGTGGCTCAGTGAGATTCTCGACCGGCACTGCCAGCAGCGCGGGGACGCGCCCGCCGTGGTGGAGGGCGACCGCAGCCTCACCTGGCTCGAACTCCGGGGGGCCGCGCATTCGATCGCGGCGTACCTGAGCGAGCACGGCGTCCGGCACGGCGACCGTGTCGCCGTGTACTCGCGCAACAGGCTCGAAGTCATCGCGAGTTACTTCGCCCTGGCACACCTGGGGGCGCCCTTCGTCCCCGTCAACCACGCCATGTCGCCGACGGAGTTCGCCGACGCCGCGGAGCGCATGGAGATCCGGCACGTCATGGGCGAACAGCGCCCGGTGGAGAAGCTCGGCCTCGCCGAGGACCGGACGACCGTCTTCGACTCGGAGGAGTTCCAGAAGCTGCTCGTCGCCGGGCGGACCCCGCCGCCGCTCGCCGCGACCATGGACGACCCGCTCGCGGTGCTGCTGACGTCCGGCACGACCGGCGCGCCCAAGGGCGTGCTCCAGACGTCGGGCGCGCTGCGGCAGATGACGCTGTCCTGGCTCGCCCAGGCCCGGGTGGACGACAGCGTCCGCCTGCTCAACCTCAACTCGCTGTCGCACGGCAGCATCACCGCGACGCTCCACTACGTCGCGGCGGGAGCCACCCTGCACGTCATGCGCGAGTTCCAGCCCCGGGCCGTCCTGCGGCAGATCACCGAACGCGGCATCACGCACATATGGATGGTGCCGCAGATGCTGCGGTTCGTGATGATGGCGGTCGGAAAGGACACCAAGGTCCCCAACACGCTGCGCGAGATCATGTTCGGCGCCTCGCCGATGAGCCCCGAGCTGCTCCGGGACGCCCGGCACGCCTTCGGCTGCGGCTTCCGCAACATCTACGGCATGACGGAGGCCGGCGGCACCTTCTGCACCTGGCTGTCGGACGCGTCCACGGAGAAGGACGGCAGCATCCCGCTGGAGTCCAGCGGACGGAGTGTGCCCGGCATCCGCGTCGAGATCCACGACGAGCAGAACCGTCCGCTGCCCGTCGGTGAGATCGGCGAGGTGTGCGTGCTGGCCGCGGGGCGCATGTCGCACTACGTCGGCAACGCGGCCGAGACGAGCCGCACCATCATCGACGACTGGGTCCGCACCGGCGATCTGGGCTGGATGGACGCGAGCGGCTACATCCATCTCAAGGACCGCAAGAAGGACGTGATCAAGCGGGGCGGCCAGAACGTCTTCCCCGCCGAGATCGAGAACGCCATCGCCGGTTTCGACGGAGTGGCGGACGCCGCGGTGATCGGCGTCCCCGACGACGTGTGGGGCGAGGTTCCCCTTGCCTTCGTCGTCGTCGAAGAGGGAGCCACGTTCTCCTCCGACGCCCTCCTCGTCTTCCTGCACGGGCGGCTCTCCTCGTACAAACTCCCGAAGGAGGCGCGGACCGTGTCCGAGATCCCCCGCAACCCCGCGGGGAAGATCCTGCGCCGGGTGCTCGCGGAACAGGTTGGCCCGGCCCTGTGA